In a genomic window of Magnolia sinica isolate HGM2019 chromosome 14, MsV1, whole genome shotgun sequence:
- the LOC131226047 gene encoding putative pentatricopeptide repeat-containing protein At3g47840, with translation MRISSINTNMVLSVRPCIRMLFTGSEAASTNYKDLLKRSRYLTEKIQLGANPDPFEANSLIKELINTGHLNDARHLFEEIPIRDEITWTSMIGGYVKASDGFEALVLFSRMWTDEVIRVDQFSLSLALKACGSISELKHGESMHGYSVKTGFVNSVFVGSAILDMYAKAGNNILMARRIFDEMPMRNVVSWTAMITALVRASCNKEALDYFSRMWVSGVECDSYTFAIASKACADLSDLNRGKEIHARTMKLGFDSSSFVANTLATMYNKCGKLDYGLLLFRRMSIQDVVSWTTVIASYVQMGCEENAIQAFLQMRDSGVSPNEFTFAAVVSGCAGLAKIEWGKQLHAHVLCLGFMCSMSVANAIMTMYAKCGCITSASMVFHDMVKKDLVSWSAIIAGYSQEGHGEEAFKLLSQMRREGPKPNEFTLASLLSVCAYMAILDQGKQIHAHILLIGLEHDAMVKSSLITMYSKCGSIEEAKRIFYTMITVDIVSWTAMINGYAEHGNSNEAINLFEKMPTVGLRPDYVTFIGVLTACSHAGLVDLGFHYFELMSKQHRINPGKEHYGCMVDLLGRAGRLTDAELMIMSMPFKPDDVVWSTLLRACRVHGNVDCGKRMAEHILKLEPNCAGTHITLSNIYAARGRWRDAADVRKLMKSKGVKKEPGWSWIKVKDSVTAFVSGDRSHPQGNEIYTMLDLVASRARMAGYVPDLTSLLYDLGD, from the coding sequence ATGAGAATCAGCTCGATCAACACGAACATGGTTTTATCAGTTAGGCCATGTATTAGGATGTTATTTACCGGATCAGAGGCCGCTTCCACCAACTACAAGGATCTTTTGAAGAGAAGTAGGTATCTGACTGAGAAAATCCAGTTGGGTGCTAACCCAGATCCTTTTGAAGCTAACAGCCTTATCAAAGAGCTAATTAATACTGGGCATTTGAATGATGCCCGCCACCTGTTTGAGGAAATTCCTATAAGAGACGAAATCACGTGGACGTCAATGATCGGGGGTTATGTTAAAGCGTCCGATGGTTTCGAAGCATTGGTTTTATTCTCGCGTATGTGGACCGATGAAGTGATTCGAGTGGACCAATTCAGTCTTAGTCTTGCTCTCAAGGCTTGCGGGTCCATTTCTGAATTGAAGCATGGGGAATCAATGCATGGGTACTCTGTGAAAACGGGCTTCGTGAATTCTGTTTTTGTTGGAAGCGCCATCTTGGACATGTATGCAAAGGCTGGCAACAACATTTTGATGGCTCGTAGAATCTTTGATGAGATGCCAATGAGAAATGTCGTCTCTTGGACCGCTATGATAACAGCGCTTGTTCGTGCCAGTTGCAACAAGGAGGCACTTGATTACTTCTCTAGAATGTGGGTGTCGGGTGTCGAATGTGATTCATATACATTCGCAATTGCATCCAAGGCTTGCGCTGATCTCAGTGATTTGAATCGTGGAAAGGAAATTCATGCACGAACAATGAAGTTAGGCTTTGATTCAAGTTCATTTGTTGCAAACACTCTCGCTACTATGTATAACAAGTGCGGGAAGTTAGATTACGGGTTGCTTTTGTTTAGAAGGATGTCGATTCAAGATGTTGTCTCGTGGACGACAGTCATCGCATCATATGTCCAGATGGGCTGCGAGGAGAACGCAATTCAAGCGTTTCTTCAGATGCGAGATTCAGGCGTTAGTCCCAACGAATTCACTTTCGCTGCAGTTGTCTCTGGTTGTGCTGGCCTTGCAAAAATCGAGTGGGGCAAGCAGTTACATGCCCATGTTCTCTGTCTTGGGTTCATGTGTTCGATGTCGGTTGCCAATGCTATCATGACCATGTATGCAAAATGCGGATGCATAACATCTGCTTCAATGGTGTTTCATGATATGGTGAAAAAGGACCTTGTTTCATGGAGTGCGATAATTGCTGGATATTCCCAAGAAGGGCATGGTGAAGAAGCTTTCAAGCTTCTCTCACAGATGAGGAGGGAAGGGCCAAAACCAAATGAATTCACTCTTGCGAGCTTGCTTAGTGTTTGTGCCTATATGGCAATTCTCGACCAAGGGAAGCAAATCCATGCTCACATCCTTTTGATTGGACTCGAACATGATGCGATGGTAAAGAGTTCTTTGATCACCATGTACTCTAAATGTGGGAGTATAGAAGAAGCTAAGCGAATTTTTTATACTATGATTACTGTAGATATAGTGTCGTGGACAGCTATGATAAATGGTTATGCAGAGCATGGGAATAGCAATGAAGCCATCAATCTATTTGAGAAAATGCCCACGGTCGGTTTGAGACCAGATTACGTGACATTCATCGGTGTTCTTACCGCTTGTAGCCATGCCGGTCTTGTCGATCTTGGTTTCCACTATTTTGAATTGATGAGCAAACAACACCGTATCAATCCTGGGAAAGAGCACTACGGCTGCATGGTTGATCTCCTTGGCCGAGCCGGGCGGCTAACTGATGCGGAACTCATGATCATGAGCATGCCATTTAAGCCTGACGATGTTGTTTGGTCAACACTGCTAAGAGCGTGTAGAGTTCATGGTAACGTGGACTGTGGAAAACGCATGGCAGAACACATTCTGAAATTGGAGCCGAATTGCGCTGGCACCCACATCACCCTGTCAAATATATACGCTGCTAGGGGGAGGTGGAGAGATGCAGCTGATGTGAGGAAGCTGATGAAATCAAAGGGGGTGAAGAAGGAGCCTGGTTGGTCTTGGATCAAGGTCAAGGATAGTGTTACTGCTTTTGTGTCCGGCGATAGATCGCATCCACAGGGCAACGAAATATATACGATGTTGGATTTAGTAGCTTCGAGAGCGAGGATGGCTGGTTATGTCCCTGATTTGACTTCTCTATTATATGATCTTGGCGATTAA